The DNA sequence atgtgaattttataaatcaattaaaatagatattttataattttgattttattgtacGAAGGATTCACTCAAACTctatttggaaattaaaatatatttaactagGCTTGTAAGCCCTTTTCTAAGGGCAGTCAATGTAACAAAAATTTCAGCAACTTGTAGACCTTAAAAATTTTGTAATGTAACAAAAATTTCAGCAACATGTTTGAGGTTTGTGTATCTTTTCAGCTATATCTTCAGACTTGATGCTCACCCGAGCGAGTAATTAGAGTATGTATTGGAGCAATTCCTGGAACCTTACAACTAGTGTGATGCTAgtagttttccttctttttatttcttttcttttctttttttccttctcaattcttcatatttattaagTATTGGTTTTTCATTTACAGCCCCTTTTTAGACTTCACTGCTCGTAATCTCAGCCATCAATGGATAAGCTCCATGGTTACAAACCACATCTCCATCTCTCAGAAAGAAACAAACACCAGTTTTCCAGAAACTTCCTCCTAAAGATAATCCTCTATTGAAAGCACGCAACCATTCATTATTTTGACAATTATGGTTCCCTCACTGATAATCATTTTTAAGTATTTGGTTACCAAGCAAAGGACAATCCTTTTCAATACgacttttcaaaaaatgacaCCATGGTGACCTAAGCAAACCATAGGGAAGGTATCGGACCTTGCAGGGAGGTATTCCTAAAGCATAGCCCAAGAgctaaatcaaataatttaaatattttaggccCTCTCCCACTGAAATTACCATAGattgattcttttcttttcaccaACAAAGAACAAACATACCAGATATggagaaacaaaggaaaatgatagatGACGAACAGAGATAATAAAATGAATGTGAATTCGATTAGGTTATTCCTAAAATTGGCTGCAATGCAGCCAAACACATCTTAATGGAGGTTCTTGGTGTTATTAACCGCAAGTAAGGTCTATGGGAAAAAACTCTCCTTAAGTCCAAAGAAAAGGTGCACTACGGTGCTCTACAATAAATTCTATGATGAGCTACCACGAAGAAGATAGCTCCTTCTGCACCAAAATCTGCTTCACCAAGCAATCTTAGAGTAACATAGTTTAGCACAGTACCAAACATGGTGCTCGGGCCCTCAATGTGTAGCCCCCAACCTCCATCTTCGTTCTACAACAAAATGTGTTATACCTTTAATTGCTTTTGTTTCTTCACTAGCAATGTCAAAGCTAGCCAAGTAAATGGTAAAAGGCTTCATTTGGTTGAATTTTTTAACTTCCCATCAAAATAATAGCACTTTACATGAGTATGTAGGAAGAATGATGTTGAGAAAGTACTCgtcaaaaaatgatatcaaaagaaaattatgacgACACAATTATTTAAGTTAATATCTCTGTCATCAGATTCCTGAATCCtataaaatgaaagagaaaaatgacaGTTAAACTACACTTCTAAAAAAGCTAACATGGTAATAGATCATGGAACCAGCACTCTAATATTATGTTAGACTACCGTTTGACCCAAAAGCTAAAGTTCTTGTGCAAGTGGTAGTTTAACAGCAACAAAAGACCGTAGTACTTAAGTGccaaaatataggaaaataatcTTGCCTGATGATTGCAAAGGTATCTGCACATCTCACGTTGTTGCTCTATTGATAAGACAACATGCAGAGCTCCTGTAACATATAAAGTAATGACCTGTTGCAATTTCGTCACCCAATTGTCACTTACTTAAAGAGAGAACAATGAGGAAATAAGGATTAGATAAAATGGAAATCAAGACACATGAATAAATTatgtatagaaaaaaaaattatctttggtCTTCTCCATTGGGCTCTGAAAAGACTTGCATAAAGTTCAATAGAGATGAAATGAGATTAtcagatgaaaaaataaaaagggttctCACCAGATTCAACCCTAACAAATAGCATTGGTTAATTGACAAATGGAGGAACATGTGCCATTCAAAAAGTCAGCTCTTACCAATCCAGGTAGTAGAAACATAGGACCCCCACAATCCCCTGGCCAATGACCATCATGTGCCTGAATAGTTTAATAGAAATTTAAGCCCCTTCGTAAGGTAGTCGTTACCACCTCCTCCGTCACTTCTTCCAAATCTTGAACTTTGATTTGTGGCAAGTTTGTGACACATGGGTTCTCCCTTGCAAACTATATTTCAGAAAGATTTAGAAATATAATAACATTAGCATAACTTACTTCTATCTCCAAAAATGGCCCATGTTTTTTACAATACATAAAtgaataacaaaataatataatttaaagtaaagGATAAGCGTATCAGGAAACTCCTCATGTCTGCACCGTCCAACATGTGTCATCTGTGTgtccaaattattttcaaaacaaaatatttaaaaatattgaaacacATGTACAGTATGTTCAAAGCATGTCCAAGGTCTGTCAGAGAAGTGTCAATATCCAACATGTTTTTGACTTGAACATGGTAACTTCTAAAAGCAACCATacaacttatttttcatttctcttcCTATATTTTCTCACAGTCTCAGCAATGACATGCAGTATAAAGTTTCCCtgctttgaaaaataaaagaagtctATATCTCTGAAGTTTGTGAGCTATTTTTTACAGAGTATTCAATCTAGAATTTCTCGCGCAGGAATATTTTGGCATGTCAAGTTAATTTGGAGATCAGCATCATAAATAAACCCGATTTCTAAAACATCTCTGTTTTGGCATCATATATACTCAAAAACCCATTTGAAAGCTTTGCAAAAGACATCTTCATTAATTAGCATCAATGCAAAAGCAGTCCAAACCCCAAAACAAATGAAGGTTCTGTAAGCAACTAAAAACCTAACATACTGATGACCATGATCATGACATAATAGTAGgtaataacaataaaaacagtaaaaaaacaacaataggTTCGGTTCTTGTTTCTTCCTGAAGTTCTAAGAATCATTGAAGAGAATGCTTCTggcattaaatatgaaaagattgTAGTCTCTCTACCAATTAAAGACATACACGCACAATAAATATAGGATGGACTAAGATCAAAACAGCTCTAATTCAAGTACTAAATTTTCTATATGTAAGGGTTGTCACAGAAGTCCTCTCTGCCCATGGGCTTTAGATCTGTCCAATTCAGTTGGGTTGGGCTGGATTTGGGTTTAGGGTACAGCATGAAGTTAACCCAAACCCTCTGTACAAAGCATAACTCACAAATTCATGCTTTCCTTGTCTCTTTCCATCTATTAAAAGACTTTAATATCTATCTTTTCAATTTCCTTTCTCAACATTTCACATGTTGTTTATATATATGCACTCATCTAGTACATATAAGAAGTTGAAGACGTAAACTAGAACgagtaattaattaatctaagcTCAAGGTGTTCACCCTATGCCCACTTGGCACTTTCTCATTATATTATTCTTCAGTATAttaaattaactaattaaaGTAGAATAAGGAGACAATCTTTGAAGCTAAACCATTTCTTTGGTTCCAGTCACATAAGCATGCATACCCTACATATACTATATATTCATGTTCCTATGTGTTCTTGCAGATTTTGACATAGATGGGATCACCTGCATTCGCCAGAGAAGATCACTGCTGAGCTTAACCTGAAACCgatttttccagaaattttctTGAGCTGCTTCGACCTCAGCTCGCTCTTCTGGGGTTCCATAGTCAGGATCAAACTCCCATATCTGTCTTCCCACGAAGTTGTTGGTGCTGTCGATGTAGGGATCGTTGCCTCCATCTGCAACCTTGAGCCTCCACATTTTCTAACTCACCAAACTGACGAGATATATCTCTATATCCAAGTTTACAAATGTTTGTCTCCCTTCCAAAAACACCTGCTGATCATGCAATCACCATAAAGGTAAGACAAGCTTTTCTTTGCAATAAAATTACGTTAAAATGATACAGACCAAGGACAGAGAGACAGGTCCTGGGTGGGCAGAGAAGAGGGAAACTTCAGAAACTTGGAATGGCGAGTTCCGGGTGGGAATCACTCATTCATATAGAAGCACAACAGCAAGTCAATCACCAACCCCCATCACTTCtattaatgaatgaaaatattaatttttaatttattcttatctatatatatttatgtcgAATATATTAAATTGGTTTCTAATATATTCCGTGGTCCAGTCAGTCCCTAGTCCATGATATATGTCATACAATCAAtcctaaaattaatatattttaagacataCATAAAGAAATTAGGTATATAGCATTTATCTCGAATATATTAAATTGGTTTCTAATATATTCACCAATTCTTCCCTGACACATGCAGCCAAAGTCTCACTGAAagtcaaaaaaccaaaaagggaATTAAATGACCTTTTGTGTTCTTGCCATCAGTTAGAATTAGGGTGAACATGGAGTAGATGTGATTGCTTGGATCTTTTTTTCAAAGCTGGGGGACCTCCTTATTCCTACTATAACTAGGCTTTTGATCAAAGAATTCATTTTAAGAATgtatatgataatatttctattcaaagtagaaatattataattaatttaaacgttttaaaagtattttataaatttcatcaaacagccaaattttatcatataagtCAAAAATCATATCATTTCACATGTTGTTTATATATATGCACTCATCTAGTACATATAAGAAGTTGAAGACGTAAGCTAGAacaagactaattaattaatctaagcCCACTTGTCACTTTCTCATTATATTATTCTTCAGTATAttaaattaactaattaaaGTAGAATAAGGAGACAATCTTTGAAGCTAAACCATTTCTTTGGTTCCAGTCACATAAGCATGCAGATTTTGACATAGATGGGATCACCTGCATTCGCCAGAGAAGATCACTGCTGAGCTTAACCTGAAACCgatttttccagaaattttctCTAGCTGCTTCGACCTCAGCTCGCTCGTCTGGGGTTCCATAGTCAGGATCAAACTCCCATATCTGTCTTCCCACGAAGTTGTTGGTGCTGTCGATGTAGGGATCATTGCCTCCATCTGCAACCTTGAGCCTCCACATTTTCTAACTCACCAAACTGACGAGATATATCTCTATATCCAAGTTTACAAATGTGTGTCTCCCTTCCAAAAACACCTACTGATCATGCAATCACCATAAAGGTAAGACAAGCTTTTCTTTGCGATAAAATTACGTTAAAATGATACAGACCAAGGACAGAGAGACAGGTGCTGGGTGGGCAGAGAAGGGGGAAACTTCAGAAACTTGGAATGGCGAGTTCCGGGTGGGAATCACTCATTCATATAGAAGCATTAACACCAAGTCAGTCACCAACCCCCATCACTTCtattaatgaatgaaaatattaaactttaatttattcttatctatatatatttatgtcgAATATATTAAATTGGTTTCTAATATATTCCGTAGTCCAGTCAGTCCCTGGTCCATGATAATTATTAGTGTACGTAGTTATGATTAAGGCACGTTTCACCAATTCTTCCCTGACACATGCAGCCAAAGTCTCACTGAAagtcaaaaaaccaaaaagggaATTAAATGACCTTTTGTGGGCAGAGAAGGTTTATAAAGTTTTTTCCACAATTAAAGGATGCAATTCAATCAATGGATTGTTGCTTACTCATTGTTCAAGTTAGTTCTAACACCCACTCAGTATGTCCACACCATAACATTTACAGCATCAAACAATTGCTCAGTTGTTTAGATAATAATAGATCACCCTGCACAAgagaaacaaacaataaaaatgtcCGTATAACAAGTATTTTGAGTTAGTTCAGTTGTTACCTTCAATCCTTCTGCTGTACAACCAGAGATCGGCCATCCATGATCAACACCATACTCTTCACCTAGGTTTGTTGAAATAATTGCTTGAACAACAAAAGAAGTATCCCATAATTGACTTCCATTATAACCCCGCTGTAAACTTATTATGTATAACAGATGGATGATAAAGTTCAATAATCTGCCTTTACAACACGCCACTATGAATGGATATAGACGCTATAAATGGCTACATCCACCAGAAAAAGTAATATCACAATTCTCCATAACATATAAAATGGAAATGACACTAAGATAAACTAGAAAGAGACCAATACTACTTATGGACTTGCATTCTCCTGCCGTCTTCAGCAAtccacaaataataaaaaattcttggAATATGCAACTTAAAGGCCTCTGAGTTTGGATCTTCAATCCAGCAGCAAATCATATTTAACACCTGTACAAATCAGATAACAGGAAATCAAGACCTTCATGGAATAGAAAAGAACAGACAATTAGATCAAGAGCACCTGAGTACAGTGGTAGAACTAAAGAAGCTAACTGGTTTAGTTCTTAATTAATAGTAATCGGTACATTTATTGAACTTAGTAATCACTACATTTATTGCAGTTCAAAGGACCTTTCTATACTTCACATGTACCTTGTTCACAGGTCCTATGCCTATATACCGTGTATTCTCATCTTCATAGTGTACATGCTGCATTACAGTGCATAAAGCCTTCTCTCTCAACTTGTTTCCGAGCCAATGCCCCAGAATAGGCTCAAGCACCTTATGAAGAGATGCCCATAGAATATCCCGAACCAGTGGATGTGGATAGTATAGATCTTCCTGCCAATAATTGTAAagacaaatatcaaaatcaaatgGGAGCCTAAAGCATAAGAAAGATGCAATTGATCTTCTTCATAAATTTCCTTCTTAAATGCTTATTAAAATGATGTCATTGATTCGTCCCTCATGCAGTCGTGCCATTTGATTTTGGCCCAGAcaggtgttatcaacaaaatttataaaacctaaatcaccttacactaggatagcatagctaacatagtatagtggctctaggatcgtccacagggatgggtttttgTCGTACagttgactttagtgaaggaaataaaatggtgcttttccttatgaaaattagcttttaaagaaaatggaattgtggttgcaaagattgattttaagttaagcaaaaataataagtgaagttaactacaaagaaaaggtctcttggagctttaggtcactaagatcgggttccttaggcaaagggggagattccggatcttctcctcgcgttagggacaataacataaaggatggctATCTCTCGAACCGGTTTtttatttagcaattaagatttgatccaaagggttcatgaaaagtggtaattgcttcccattaatgacttcaaacactaaagaccctcaccttgaaccaccttccaatggctcgtaaatgataactaatagacatccatggatctagcaataagcatccatagaatccaaaaagcttaccaagtattgggcatccaaggtgattttaagggatttaaagctaaaccttgaaataaaaaccattaatggttaacaactattttcatttaaagcaaggacaactcccatATTTTCATTCGGGTCTTTCACCTAGCTTCcctcactccaagaaacgtaaaacctagccactcatcccctgagaaatcatccttagaggttgtttggctagaaaga is a window from the Vitis riparia cultivar Riparia Gloire de Montpellier isolate 1030 chromosome 9, EGFV_Vit.rip_1.0, whole genome shotgun sequence genome containing:
- the LOC117921945 gene encoding lupeol synthase-like, which codes for MWRLKVADGGNDPYIDSTNNFVGRQIWEFDPDYGTPDERAEVEAARENFWKNRFQVKLSSDLLWRMQKMWRLKVADGGNDPYIDSTNNFVGRQIWEFDPDYGTPEERAEVEAAQENFWKNRFQVKLSSDLLWRMQFARENPCVTNLPQIKVQDLEEVTEEVNEDGGWGLHIEGPSTMFGTVLNYVTLRLLGEADFGAEGAIFFVVAHHRIYCRAP